A genomic stretch from Amia ocellicauda isolate fAmiCal2 chromosome 23, fAmiCal2.hap1, whole genome shotgun sequence includes:
- the rab1ab gene encoding ras-related protein Rab-1A has product MSTMNPEYDYLFKLLLIGDSGVGKSCLLLRFADDTYTESYISTIGVDFKIRTIELDGKTIKLQIWDTAGQERFRTITSSYYRGAHGIIVVYDVTDQESFNNVKQWLQEIDRYASENVNKLLVGNKCDLTTKKVVDYTTAKEFADSLGIPFLETSAKNATNVEQAFMTMAAEIKKRMGPGATAGGSEKSNVKIQSTPVKPSSGGCC; this is encoded by the exons ATGTCAACAATGAATCCCGAATA TGACTATTTATTCAAGCTGCTTCTGATTGGTGACTCTGGTGTTGGAAAGTCTTGCCTGCTCCTTCGGTTTGCA GATGACACGTACACAGAAAGCTACATTAGCACTATTGGTGTGGACTTTAAAATAAGAACTATAGAATTAGATGGAAAGACGATCAAACTTCAGATT TGGGACACAGCCGGACAGGAAAGGTTTCGAACGATCACATCCAGTTACTACAGAGGAGCACATGGCATTATAGTAGTGTATGATGTTACAGACCAA GAGTCTTTCAATAATGTTAAACAGTGGCTACAGGAGATAGATCGCTACgccagtgaaaatgttaacaagTTATTGGTAGGCAACAAGTGCGACCTAACTACAAAGAAGGTTGTGGATTACACAACGGCAAAG GAATTTGCAGATTCTCTGGGTATCCCCTTTTTGGAAACCAGTGCGAAGAATGCGACAAACGTAGAACAGGCCTTCATGACAATGGCTGCAGAGATTAAAAAGAGAATGGGCCCCGGGGCCACGGCTGGTGGCTCAGAGAAATCCAATGTCAAAATCCAGAGCACTCCGGTCAAGCCATCCTCCGGAGGATGCTGCTAA
- the cep68 gene encoding centrosomal protein of 68 kDa has product MALEVDRTFSELPTRMEPRSYGRWRKGVPESSDYVHSDQTSADIGTHVERASDFTGFFQELYTKDSERGSHRRAVTISPSRYSTGKTTYTIRKPLFYPSVECKKVSSQAKRQLLQNHQAVEPEEEHTVQLHHTLEYKSPAVETKDSTDCLSAHRGFYTATTEGVPGPGDAPYLKDWCPSREEPSFRSGDRYTRTSRRSFSSPPLDVCSLRAKSSLRWTSAHRASSLDVYLPSSRLATKSRSQAVTTSDLLSRQRTDRPLASQRLSPYQADYWACAIPSSLPLSPNRSSPRWDPNAEYEALLDYTYPLKPNHSSTQDASADHHLLLSDPLMKDSGIELDRFCNSTDWTVRSVSPACPDQPFSVNRKDYQAKEHSFSSKVVQPPSPDLKEHSKFDSMMSNSWYSSLDHIDLSLENSCGSAWLEKHMDHSTRRPKHSIFSSSALKPMFIPSLHLLPPHKAWDGEEEFCPLPLRLRELEVLSEQLQTISIQVSKPVDVGWDSSSSLEKESLSLKSSTTLVEAKTEEGAGAQDISQECHEKETSRLIMGSDVTKSSLKKVASFMDRLGGLSVLEVQTKTLADHSSTDTKESLMQHVQTFCLHLEQLIQWLYKVVGRMEKWKPPARDIESIKSSFADYKTFQQEVDAHQPLTTTVLKTGEILLSCMSSTSPVLKETLGLIERQSKALETHTEKLFSSILCAMDGIKDEDKAHMDAELSGESSDSQQSQPLNESGFVEQD; this is encoded by the exons ATGGCTCTGGAGGTTGACCGGACTTTTAGCGAATTGCCAACTCGGATGGAACCCAGAAGCTATGGCAGATGGAGAAAAGGGGTTCCAGAATCAAGTGACTACGTCCATTCAGACCAGACCAGTGCTGACATCGGTACACATGTGGAGAGAGCCAGCGATTTCACAGGGTTCTTTCAAGAGCTGTACACCAAAGATTCAGAGCGGGGCAGCCACAGAAGGGCAGTCACAATTTCTCCTTCCAGGTATTCCACTGGAAAGACCACATACACCATAAGAAAGCCATTGTTTTACCCTTCTGTTGAATGCAAGAAGGTGTCGTCCCAAGCAAAGAGACAGCTCCTTCAGAATCACCAG gcGGTAGAACCAGAGGAAGAACACACTGTGCAATTACACCACACTTTAGAATATAAATCTCCAGCAGTGGAAACCAAGGACAGCACTGATTGTCTTTCAGCGCACCGGGGCTTTTACACAGCCACAACCGAGGGGGTGCCGGGACCCGGGGATGCACCGTACCTTAAGGATTGGTGTCCTTCTCGGGAAGAACCGAGCTTCAGGTCGGGTGACCGATACACCCGGACTAGCAGACGCAGCTTCTCAAGTCCACCACTGGATGTCTGCAGTCTCCGAGCGAAGTCCAGTCTAAGATGGACCTCTGCTCATCGAGCTTCTTCACTAGATGTATACCTTCCCTCCTCGCGCCTGGCCACGAAAAGCAGATCCCAGGCTGTCACTACCTCTGACCTACTCTCCCGTCAGAGGACAGATCGGCCCTTGGCTTCTCAACGGTTGTCACCATATCAGGCTGATTACTGGGCATGTGCCATCCCCAGCTCTTTACCTCTGTCTCCGAACAGGAGTTCACCTCGCTGGGATCCGAATGCGGAGTATGAGGCCTTGCTTGACTACACTTACCCTCTGAAACCTAACCACTCTTCTACCCAGGATGCATCAGCAGATCATCACCTCCTGCTGTCCGATCCTTTAATGAAAGACTCCGGAATTGAACTTGACCGTTTCTGTAACTCCACTGACTGGACGGTGAGGTCTGTGAGTCCAGCTTGCCCTGACCAGCCCTTTTCAGTCAACAGGAAGGACTACCAGGCCAAAGAACATAGTTTCTCAAGCAAGGTTGTGCAGCCGCCTAGTCCGGATCTGAAGGAACACTCCAAATTTGATTCCATGATGTCCAACAGTTGGTACTCCTCCTTGGACCACATAGATCTGTCTCTGGAAAACTCTTGTGGTTCAGCCTGGCTGGAGAAGCACATGGATCACAGCACAAGGCGCCCGAAACACAGCATCTTTTCATCCTCTGCCTTAAAGCCAATGTTTATCCCTTCCTTGCACCTGCTTCCTCCCCACAAGGCATGGGATGGTGAGGAAGAATTCTGCCCTCTGCCTCTTAGGCTGAGGGAGCTGGAGGTTTTATCTGAGCAGTTACAGACCATTTCCATACAGGTGAGCAAACCGGTTGACGTTGGCTGGGACTCGAGCTCTTCCCTGGAAAAGGAATCTCTCTCCTTGAAGTCCTCAACGACTCTGGTGGAGGCCAAGACCGAGGAAGGAGCTGGAGCCCAGGACATCTCTCAGGAGTGTCACGAGAAGGAAACCAGTCGGCTGATCATGGGGAGTGATGTTACAAAAAGCAGCCTGAAAAAAGTAGCTTCATTCATGGATCGGCTGGGAGGATTGTCTGTCCTAGAGGTCCAAACAAAGACACTAGCAGACCATAGCAGCACAGACACAAAGGAGTCTCTAATGCAACATGTTCAg ACCTTTTGTTTGCATCTGGAGCAGCTCATTCAGTGGCTGTACAAAGTTGTGGGGAGAATGGAGAAGTGGAAACCCCCAGCAAGAGACATTGAAAGCATTAAATCCTCTTTTGCGGATTATAAG ACGTTTCAGCAGGAAGTGGATGCACACCAGCCGCTGACCACCACGGTTTTGAAAACTGGGGAAATCCTGCTGAGCTGCATGAGCTCCACCTCCCCTG TCTTGAAGGAGACCCTAGGATTGATTGAGAGGCAGTCCAAGGCCCTTGAGACCCACACAGAAAAGTTGTTCTCTTCTATACTGTGCGCTATGGACGGCATTAAAGATGAAGACAAGGCACATATGGATGCTGAGCTAAGCGGGGAATCCTCCGATTCGCAGCAG AGTCAACCGCTGAATGAAAGTGGATTTGTAGAACAGGATTGA
- the slc1a4 gene encoding neutral amino acid transporter A has protein sequence MHGYIWGRKTQFLTGLHHLCLYPDWKRCGFSSPFTRLSLHWHSNTLRIDLNQQHLLVPEAADWIYTSNPNHPFSDFGAVPLHITVWVSARDMERKNESNGHAGTEVSVPAGQRVADMDGHRAVKEKLRLFFKRNLLVLLTVSGVLVGVGLGMAVRNMSLTRAQMTYFAFPGEMLLRMLKMVILPLVVCSLISGAASLDTRSLGKLGGIAVSYFLVTTLIASAIGIALAFIIKPGVGAGALNTNDLGLGPLTANKETTDSFLDLARNLFPANLVAAAFRSYATDYKMIPVGNTTHGNVTYQKVPVGTDSDGMNILGLVLFAMVFGVALRKLGPEGEELIRFFNSFNEATMVLVSWIMWYVPIGIMFLVGSKIVEMEDVVLLVTSLGKYIFASILGHVIHGGIVLPLIYFGLTRKNPFSFLSGLITPFTTAFATCSSSATLPSMMKCIEENNGVDKRISRFILPIGATVNMDGAAIFQCVAAVFIAQLNNTELNAGQIFTILVTATASSVGAAGIPAGGIITIAIILEAIGLPTNDLSLMLAVDWIVDRTTTVVNVEGDALGAGILHHINQREMKKEKMELEEVRVEAVANNKSEEETSPLVTHQSLPSPPANCEVLDSTESIL, from the exons ATGCATGGATATATCTGGGGAAGAAAAACGCAATTTCTAACCGGGTTGCATCATTTGTGTCTCTACCCCGACTGGAAACGGTGCGGTTTCTCCTCCCCTTTCACCAGACTGTCTCTCCATTGGCACAGCAACACGTTGCGCATTGATCTCAACCAGCAGCATCTCCTTGTGCCAGAAGCTGCAGACTGGATATACACGTCCAACCCCAACCATCCCTTTAGTGATTTTGGAGCAGTCCCCCTCCACATCACAGTTTGGGTGTCTGCCCGAGACATGGAGAGGAAGAACGAGAGTAACGGGCATGCGGGCACCGAGGTCTCCGTGCCAGCGGGGCAGAGAGTGGCAGACATGGACGGGCACCGGGCGGTCAAGGAGAAGTTGCGTCTGTTTTTCAAGAGGAATCTTCTGGTCCTCCTCACCGTGTCCGGGGTGCTGGTCGGGGTCGGCCTGGGCATGGCTGTGCGGAATATGAGCCTCACCCGGGCGCAGATGACTTACTTCGCCTTCCCCGGAGAGATGCTGCTCAGGATGCTGAAAATGGTCATCCTCCCGCTGGTGGTGTGCAGCCTGATTTCGGGGGCGGCCAGCCTGGACACCCGCTCCCTGGGCAAGCTGGGCGGGATCGCGGTGTCTTACTTCTTGGTGACCACCCTCATAGCCTCGGCTATCGGCATCGCCCTCGCCTTTATTATAAAGCCCGGCGTGGGCGCAGGGGCGCTGAATACCAACGACCTGGGCTTGGGACCCCTCACTGCCAACAAAGAGACGACAGACTCTTTCTTAGATCTTGCCAG GAACCTGTTTCCAGCAAACCTTGTAGCCGCCGCCTTTCGTTCG TATGCAACCGATTACAAGATGATTCCAGTTGGAAACACAACTCACGGAAATGTTACCTATCAGAAG GTCCCTGTTGGAACAGACTCTGATGGCATGAACATCCTGGGGCTTGTCCTGTTTGCCATGGTGTTTGGAGTGGCTTTGAGAAAGCTGGGTCCAGAAGGGGAGGAACTGATCCGATTTTTCAACTCTTTCAATGAAGCAACAATGGTCCTGGTCTCTTGGATAATGTG GTATGTTCCCATTGGTATCATGTTCCTGGTTGGCAGTAAGATCGTGGAGATGGAAGATGTGGTCCTACTTGTCACAAGTCTTGGGAAGTACATATTTGCATCAATCCTGGGGCACGTTATCCATGGAGGGATAGTTCTGCCTCTGATCTACTTTGGATTAACACGGAAAAACCCCTTTAGCTTCCTCTCCGGCCTTATCACACCTTTCACCACAGCCTTTGCTACCTGCTCCAG TTCGGCAACTCTTCCATCCATGATGAAGTGCATTGAAGAGAACAATGGAGTAGACAAGAGAATCAGTCGCTTCATTCTGCCCATCGGAGCCACAGTCAACATGGACGGGGCCGCCATCTTCCAGTGCGTTGCTGCCGTCTTCATCGCACAGCTGAACAACACCGAGCTCAACGCCGGGCAGATCTTCACCATCCT AGTGACTGCAACGGCCTCCAGTGTGGGGGCTGCTGGGATACCAGCCGGAGGGATTATTACCATTGCCATTATCCTAGAGGCCATTGGGCTGCCTACCAATGACCTCTCTCTCATGCTTGCTGTTGATTGGATTGT GGATCGTACAACCACAGTGGTGAATGTCGAAGGCGATGCCCTGGGAGCAGGGATTCTTCACCACATTAACCAGCGGGAGATGAAGAAAGAGAAGATGGAGCTGGAGGAGGTACGGGTAGAGGCCGTTGCCAACAACAAGTCTGAAGAGGAGACCTCCCCTCTGGTCACGCACCAGAGCCTGCCCAGCCCTCCAGCCAACTGCGAAGTACTGGATTCCACTGAGTCCATACTCTGA